One window of the Maridesulfovibrio frigidus DSM 17176 genome contains the following:
- a CDS encoding 4Fe-4S binding protein — MKTLTASRMERCIGCHSCSFACARQVHKLLSWNTAGIRISSSGGLSTGFVAKVCLACDPAPCAKDCPTGAMKARKKGGGVLHKKDLCIRCGKCAEACPVDAIYLDLKGRPFVCIHCGRCVKYCPHECLEMIESESTKRAKKEDAL, encoded by the coding sequence ATGAAAACCTTGACCGCTTCTCGCATGGAGCGTTGCATAGGATGCCATTCCTGTTCCTTTGCATGTGCCCGGCAAGTTCATAAGCTGTTGTCATGGAATACTGCAGGCATCAGAATATCTTCTTCCGGTGGTTTATCCACTGGATTTGTAGCAAAAGTGTGCCTCGCCTGTGACCCTGCACCCTGCGCAAAAGATTGCCCTACCGGTGCAATGAAAGCCCGTAAAAAGGGTGGCGGAGTTTTACATAAAAAAGATTTATGCATCCGCTGCGGAAAGTGTGCAGAAGCTTGTCCAGTCGATGCTATATATTTAGACCTTAAAGGTCGTCCTTTCGTCTGTATTCATTGTGGAAGATGCGTAAAATATTGCCCTCATGAGTGTCTTGAAATGATTGAATCAGAGAGCACGAAAAGAGCAAAGAAGGAGGACGCATTATGA
- a CDS encoding nitroreductase family protein, with the protein MNEVINNMFERRTIRKYTDETVTDETLEQLYKVMESTQSWANTQCWEVVNVVDPEIREQLQATLPKQNPAYRATVDAPVLFALCAKKGTSGMIGDSMPTIHADWYMYDLGLMTQNLCLAAHSLGLGTVVVGWFDHNKCNEILNVPEGTEIVSIIPMGYRNQKGAMPKHKPFASFVHTDKF; encoded by the coding sequence ATGAACGAAGTAATAAATAACATGTTTGAACGCCGCACAATCAGAAAATATACCGATGAAACAGTTACCGATGAAACTCTTGAGCAGCTATATAAGGTCATGGAAAGCACTCAGTCATGGGCGAATACTCAGTGCTGGGAAGTGGTGAATGTTGTTGATCCTGAAATTAGAGAACAGTTGCAAGCAACTTTGCCAAAGCAAAACCCAGCCTACCGTGCCACCGTTGATGCTCCAGTGCTTTTTGCTCTGTGCGCCAAAAAAGGAACATCAGGGATGATTGGGGACTCAATGCCGACCATCCATGCAGATTGGTACATGTATGACCTAGGTCTCATGACACAAAATTTATGCTTAGCGGCTCATTCACTAGGGCTTGGAACTGTTGTCGTAGGCTGGTTCGATCACAATAAGTGCAATGAAATTCTTAATGTCCCTGAAGGCACAGAAATAGTCAGCATAATCCCTATGGGGTATCGCAACCAGAAAGGAGCTATGCCTAAGCATAAGCCATTCGCATCTTTTGTACACACTGACAAATTCTAG
- a CDS encoding phosphatase domain-containing putative toxin codes for MSAKIFFPIKTRILDDIFKLILASFVILLIFNSNSFADDSVLILDAPAVENLPRNFRTSAFPFKNSTDSPSRTGLDTLKISGSGQFSADQFDVMRSNLPATVTVVDLRQEFHGNLNGAAVCWFSYRDSGNKGLDSAQVTSGEQEALSLLGAQKEIQLGMNIIKNDDGGFKVDKKYQLKPHTVYSEHELMGARGVGYIRIACTDHLRPPDVAVERFVKFVRNLKSDVWLHFHCRAGKGRTTTFMLMYDMLRNANKLDLGTLAARQKMIGGSGLLGKVSTDKEWKIEIGHERQNFIRKFYDYAKANPNGLPMTWLEWQK; via the coding sequence ATGTCAGCTAAAATATTTTTCCCAATTAAGACCCGAATATTGGATGATATATTTAAGCTGATATTGGCTTCTTTTGTAATTTTATTGATATTTAATTCAAACTCATTCGCCGATGATTCCGTTTTAATTCTTGATGCTCCGGCTGTAGAAAATCTCCCTCGAAATTTTCGCACCTCAGCTTTTCCATTTAAAAATAGTACAGATTCGCCTTCGCGGACCGGGCTGGACACTCTTAAAATATCCGGTAGCGGTCAGTTTTCAGCAGATCAGTTTGATGTGATGCGCAGCAACCTTCCTGCCACTGTTACTGTGGTGGATTTGCGACAGGAATTCCATGGCAACCTTAACGGGGCAGCGGTTTGTTGGTTCAGCTATCGGGATTCCGGAAACAAGGGACTTGATTCAGCGCAAGTTACTAGCGGCGAGCAGGAAGCCTTGTCTTTACTTGGTGCGCAAAAAGAAATTCAGCTCGGCATGAATATTATTAAAAATGATGATGGCGGGTTCAAAGTTGATAAAAAATATCAGTTAAAGCCGCATACGGTCTATTCTGAACATGAATTGATGGGGGCACGCGGAGTAGGTTATATCAGGATAGCTTGTACGGACCACCTGAGACCGCCTGATGTTGCTGTAGAAAGGTTTGTAAAATTTGTACGTAATCTGAAATCTGATGTCTGGTTACATTTTCACTGCCGTGCAGGAAAAGGGCGCACAACGACCTTTATGCTTATGTATGATATGCTTAGAAATGCGAATAAGCTTGATTTAGGAACGCTGGCTGCTCGTCAAAAAATGATCGGAGGGTCAGGTTTGCTGGGAAAAGTTTCTACTGATAAAGAATGGAAAATTGAGATTGGCCATGAAAGGCAGAATTTTATCCGCAAATTTTATGATTACGCAAAGGCCAATCCAAACGGCTTACCGATGACTTGGCTAGAATGGCAGAAGTAA
- a CDS encoding GNAT family acetyltransferase — protein MQIREFKIEDQKEVIKLWKECNLVAPWNHPENDIKIKMEVDPDLFLVGIHDDKIIATVMGGYEGHRGWINYLAVSPEFQMKGLAKKIMNCVEEKIKAKGCPKINLQVRERNSKVLAFYESLGYEVDNVVCLGKRLDSDK, from the coding sequence ATGCAGATACGTGAATTTAAAATAGAAGACCAAAAAGAAGTCATCAAGCTATGGAAAGAGTGCAATCTTGTTGCGCCATGGAATCACCCGGAAAATGACATTAAAATAAAAATGGAAGTAGATCCTGATTTATTTCTGGTCGGGATTCATGATGACAAGATAATTGCCACGGTAATGGGCGGATACGAAGGGCACAGAGGATGGATAAATTACTTAGCTGTTTCACCTGAATTTCAGATGAAAGGGCTCGCAAAAAAAATAATGAATTGCGTAGAAGAAAAAATTAAAGCGAAAGGCTGCCCCAAAATTAACCTGCAAGTTCGTGAAAGAAACTCTAAGGTTTTAGCTTTCTATGAAAGCCTAGGCTATGAAGTAGATAACGTGGTCTGCTTAGGAAAGAGACTGGATTCAGACAAGTAA
- a CDS encoding APC family permease: protein MAKEVKSGSKETVGFVSAVSIGIGGMVGGAIFAVLGLSAGLARGSMPIAFLVGGIVALSTSYSYAKLSVAFPSRGGTVSFINRAFGHGLFSGSLNNLLLLSYVVVLSLYAYAFGGYGASFFPVEDQKFAQHILLSGALIGLTVLNITAAEKVLKTENLINALKMIILFMFVGAAFYTGINYEAMSPPTWVPPLEMIAGAMIIFVNYEGFELISNAAPDVPNRAKILPAAHYTSVIVVVALYILIAVACLGVMSPEELQSFSDYALAAAARKVCGATGFTMIAVAALLATASAINATFYCASRITYTMAEEDEAPHFLENMFMGQPVLGLILISTCTLFIANLVDLRAISTMASSGFLLVFAAVNAANIKLAEKTGSSKIISGIAFLLCIGALVSICLQVWSDPVNRHHLWVLAGMFGISCGLEVIYRFFTSRRKVCDVS from the coding sequence ATGGCGAAAGAAGTAAAGAGTGGAAGTAAGGAAACCGTAGGTTTTGTATCGGCTGTTTCTATTGGAATAGGTGGTATGGTTGGCGGAGCAATTTTTGCTGTGCTCGGTCTTTCTGCGGGGCTGGCAAGAGGATCTATGCCGATTGCTTTTCTTGTTGGCGGAATTGTCGCTCTTTCAACTTCTTATTCATATGCAAAGCTTTCCGTTGCATTTCCGAGTCGCGGCGGGACTGTCTCGTTTATTAATAGAGCGTTCGGACACGGACTATTTTCCGGCAGTTTGAATAATCTTCTTTTGCTTAGTTATGTAGTGGTTCTGTCGCTCTATGCATATGCTTTTGGAGGTTATGGAGCTAGTTTCTTTCCGGTCGAGGATCAAAAGTTTGCTCAGCACATTCTGCTCTCTGGTGCACTTATTGGTCTCACTGTTTTAAATATTACCGCAGCTGAAAAAGTATTAAAAACTGAGAATCTTATTAATGCTTTGAAAATGATAATTCTTTTTATGTTTGTCGGAGCTGCATTTTATACGGGCATTAATTATGAGGCAATGTCTCCTCCCACTTGGGTTCCGCCATTAGAGATGATTGCCGGGGCAATGATAATTTTTGTGAATTACGAGGGTTTTGAACTTATTTCAAACGCAGCTCCGGATGTTCCAAATCGTGCTAAAATTTTACCAGCGGCACATTATACATCAGTAATTGTAGTAGTAGCTCTATACATTTTAATAGCTGTAGCTTGTCTTGGAGTAATGAGCCCTGAAGAGCTTCAATCTTTTTCAGATTACGCATTGGCCGCTGCAGCGCGCAAAGTTTGCGGTGCGACTGGATTTACCATGATCGCTGTTGCCGCACTTCTTGCTACCGCTTCCGCTATAAACGCTACTTTTTATTGTGCTTCCAGAATTACCTATACAATGGCTGAGGAAGATGAGGCCCCCCATTTTCTGGAAAACATGTTCATGGGGCAACCTGTACTAGGGTTAATCCTTATTTCAACATGTACATTGTTTATTGCGAATCTTGTTGATCTGCGGGCTATTTCGACCATGGCAAGTTCCGGCTTTTTGTTGGTATTTGCTGCAGTGAACGCAGCCAATATCAAGCTTGCTGAAAAAACAGGAAGCAGTAAAATAATATCTGGTATCGCCTTTTTGCTTTGCATCGGAGCGCTGGTTTCCATTTGTCTGCAAGTTTGGTCTGATCCAGTAAATAGACATCATCTTTGGGTGTTGGCAGGTATGTTCGGGATTTCATGTGGATTGGAAGTAATTTATAGATTTTTCACTTCAAGAAGGAAGGTTTGTGATGTCAGCTAA
- a CDS encoding ACP S-malonyltransferase: protein MSNLSILFPGQGSQELEMGRDLAESWAPAMDLWKFAEAESGQALREIYWAGSPADMAKTDALQPALTVVNLSIWLYLKDSIKPIATAGHSLGEFASLGASGILSIKDTLKAVSLRGKLMSQVANADHGMAAVLKLAQSDVEEAVEVAISESGKELRIANYNSPAQYVISGEKAALDAAGAVIKGKKGRAILLPVSGAFHSPLIQEAADEFAGYLQKMDWNSPAFPVYFNATAATEKNAEKIKEIMCSQMTSSVRWIEIIANQYEAGATSFLELGPKGVLTKLLVANLKGKDYEGKGIGNLEQAREVK, encoded by the coding sequence ATGTCTAATCTTTCTATACTTTTCCCCGGCCAAGGATCACAGGAACTAGAAATGGGTCGTGATCTCGCAGAGTCATGGGCGCCTGCGATGGATTTGTGGAAATTTGCTGAAGCTGAGAGCGGACAAGCTCTTAGAGAAATTTATTGGGCGGGTTCTCCAGCTGATATGGCAAAAACTGATGCTCTTCAGCCTGCGCTCACAGTAGTAAACCTATCTATCTGGCTTTACCTCAAAGATAGTATTAAACCTATCGCAACAGCAGGGCACAGCCTTGGCGAGTTTGCGTCTTTAGGTGCATCTGGAATTCTTAGCATTAAAGATACTTTAAAAGCGGTATCCCTTCGCGGTAAGCTTATGTCACAGGTTGCAAATGCAGATCACGGCATGGCTGCTGTTCTTAAACTTGCTCAGAGTGATGTTGAAGAAGCTGTAGAAGTTGCCATAAGTGAATCAGGCAAAGAGCTTCGAATTGCAAATTACAATTCCCCTGCTCAGTACGTAATCAGCGGTGAAAAAGCAGCTCTTGATGCTGCCGGAGCCGTGATTAAAGGGAAAAAAGGCCGCGCCATTCTTTTACCTGTAAGCGGAGCATTTCACAGCCCACTAATTCAGGAAGCTGCGGATGAATTCGCTGGATACTTACAGAAAATGGACTGGAACAGCCCCGCATTCCCTGTATATTTCAACGCGACTGCTGCTACTGAAAAGAATGCCGAAAAAATTAAAGAAATCATGTGTTCGCAGATGACTTCATCTGTGCGCTGGATTGAAATTATTGCTAACCAGTATGAAGCCGGAGCAACAAGCTTCTTGGAGCTAGGGCCTAAAGGTGTTCTGACTAAGCTTCTTGTCGCTAACCTTAAGGGTAAGGATTACGAAGGCAAAGGTATTGGCAACCTTGAGCAGGCTCGGGAAGTGAAATAG
- a CDS encoding DsrE family protein, whose translation MNEKKHLYILWTNGDVEAAEKMVFMYGVNSLLKGWWEEVTIILWGGSAKLAAENETIKDLISKAVESGVHISACRACADMYGVAEKLEEQGIEVIYWGEQMTHLLKNNEKLLTI comes from the coding sequence ATGAACGAAAAAAAACATTTATATATTTTATGGACAAACGGTGACGTCGAAGCGGCAGAGAAGATGGTTTTTATGTACGGAGTAAATTCTCTACTTAAAGGGTGGTGGGAGGAAGTTACCATTATCCTTTGGGGTGGATCTGCAAAACTAGCAGCAGAAAACGAGACCATAAAAGATCTCATTTCAAAAGCTGTAGAAAGTGGTGTACATATTAGTGCATGTCGCGCCTGTGCGGATATGTATGGTGTGGCTGAGAAGCTTGAAGAGCAGGGTATAGAAGTTATTTATTGGGGAGAGCAGATGACTCACCTTCTTAAAAATAATGAAAAATTGCTGACGATATAG
- a CDS encoding aldehyde ferredoxin oxidoreductase N-terminal domain-containing protein: MIRDYFRVLVVDLATGKGNVAKVEGRNEYAGGSGLGALLFSIYGHPTRPWDDPDQPLIFSIGALTGLFPLMSKTVCSFKSPYHDQFAESHAGGRSALAIRFADYDAIVIKGRAPRLSCLSIGMRHLEVKDVQFLAGKDVFATGKMLRRMFPGSGHRSILRIGPAGENLSGMACINADTYRHFGRLGSGGVMGSKNLKGIVILGDGSFVMPEGNEYSKVFDEVYDKMTGTDMMSKYHNLGTAANLNALNELKSLPWRNLQATSDDDIAGITGEKFADETLLRNAACAGCPVGCIHLGFVREKFMEQNQYMYRQVAYDYEPIFATGSMLGVTDPFHVLTIMDEIEKAGLDVMSGGVALAWATEAFEKGLITEKETIVPLAFGDAEGYQKAVYYMGEAENDFYAALIKGSLVAAKKYGGEDFACVLGQEMAGYATGETFYVAEALGFRHSHLDSGGYSWDQKNDSKDVNAICDFLIGDETGRAFITSMVACLFGRGVYNDEQLASCLHSVGYSEIADNMDTIGERVRALRWKMRFDTGYDPDAITIPKRYNEVTTWKGKTDPIFLAELKKEYGNRIRGLVSEEALIRLGLEKNDKK; the protein is encoded by the coding sequence ATGATACGCGATTATTTTAGAGTCCTTGTGGTCGATCTTGCTACCGGAAAAGGCAATGTCGCTAAAGTTGAAGGTCGTAATGAATATGCGGGCGGTAGTGGGCTTGGTGCTCTTTTGTTCAGCATTTACGGACATCCTACACGTCCGTGGGACGATCCTGATCAGCCGTTAATTTTTTCCATTGGTGCGCTTACTGGATTGTTTCCGCTCATGAGCAAAACAGTCTGTTCCTTCAAGTCGCCATATCATGATCAGTTTGCAGAAAGCCACGCAGGCGGGCGCTCAGCTCTCGCCATTCGCTTTGCCGACTATGATGCCATTGTCATTAAAGGACGCGCTCCGCGCTTGTCCTGCCTTTCCATAGGTATGCGTCATCTTGAAGTTAAAGATGTCCAATTTTTAGCTGGCAAGGATGTTTTTGCCACGGGCAAGATGCTTCGCCGCATGTTCCCCGGTTCAGGACATCGTTCCATTTTACGTATCGGGCCGGCCGGTGAAAATTTATCCGGCATGGCTTGTATTAATGCTGACACTTATCGCCATTTCGGAAGGCTCGGTTCCGGTGGCGTTATGGGGTCAAAAAATCTGAAGGGTATTGTTATTCTCGGTGATGGTTCATTTGTTATGCCAGAGGGTAATGAATACTCAAAAGTTTTTGATGAAGTCTACGATAAGATGACCGGTACCGACATGATGAGTAAGTATCATAACCTTGGTACTGCCGCTAATTTGAATGCTCTTAATGAGCTGAAGTCTTTGCCGTGGCGTAATCTGCAGGCAACTAGTGATGATGACATTGCCGGCATCACAGGCGAGAAATTTGCCGATGAAACTTTGCTCAGAAATGCCGCCTGTGCGGGATGCCCGGTCGGTTGTATCCATTTAGGTTTTGTTCGCGAAAAGTTCATGGAACAGAATCAGTATATGTATCGTCAGGTGGCTTACGATTATGAACCTATTTTTGCCACGGGTTCAATGCTTGGCGTAACGGATCCATTCCACGTTCTCACCATAATGGATGAAATTGAAAAAGCCGGACTCGACGTAATGTCGGGCGGAGTTGCTCTTGCGTGGGCGACCGAGGCTTTTGAAAAGGGTTTGATTACTGAAAAGGAAACAATTGTTCCGCTCGCTTTCGGCGATGCTGAAGGATATCAAAAAGCAGTCTATTATATGGGGGAGGCCGAGAATGATTTCTATGCCGCTCTCATCAAAGGATCATTGGTAGCTGCCAAGAAGTATGGCGGGGAAGACTTCGCATGTGTACTTGGTCAGGAAATGGCCGGATATGCCACAGGAGAGACTTTCTACGTTGCGGAAGCTTTAGGGTTCAGACATTCCCATCTCGATTCAGGAGGCTACTCCTGGGATCAGAAAAACGATTCTAAAGACGTTAACGCTATCTGTGATTTCCTAATAGGTGATGAAACAGGGCGAGCTTTCATTACTTCGATGGTCGCGTGTCTATTTGGTCGCGGCGTTTATAATGATGAACAGCTTGCTTCATGTCTTCATTCTGTCGGTTATTCCGAAATTGCAGATAATATGGATACGATTGGAGAAAGAGTTCGGGCGCTGCGGTGGAAGATGCGTTTTGATACCGGATATGATCCTGACGCAATCACTATTCCGAAAAGATATAACGAAGTGACCACTTGGAAAGGTAAAACTGATCCAATATTCCTTGCCGAACTCAAGAAAGAATATGGCAACAGAATCCGCGGTTTAGTCTCAGAAGAGGCCTTAATTAGGCTTGGATTGGAAAAAAACGATAAAAAATAG
- a CDS encoding response regulator, translated as MANILVLDDVIDAGILLKRILERKGHEVAVFSEEEEAISYVATNKVDLAILDIKLKKMTGVEVLELMKEKAPDIKVIMLTGYPTLETARASVKHGANEYCVKPIDKEELESKVAEVLGK; from the coding sequence ATGGCAAATATTCTGGTTCTTGATGACGTCATAGACGCTGGAATTCTTCTTAAACGAATTCTTGAGCGTAAAGGGCATGAGGTTGCGGTTTTTTCTGAGGAAGAAGAGGCAATAAGCTATGTCGCGACCAATAAAGTTGATTTGGCCATTTTAGATATTAAGCTCAAGAAGATGACCGGAGTGGAAGTTCTTGAACTTATGAAAGAAAAAGCACCGGATATTAAAGTGATTATGCTCACTGGTTACCCTACTCTTGAAACTGCGCGTGCTTCAGTCAAGCACGGTGCTAATGAGTATTGCGTTAAGCCTATCGATAAAGAAGAGCTTGAATCGAAGGTTGCGGAAGTTTTAGGTAAATAG
- a CDS encoding LysR substrate-binding domain-containing protein has product MTSILLEIDMLRCFVAVAQTESFTKAGETIGLTQSGVSVKIKRLEDKLGSSVFYRTRKNLSLTLEGEVLMKYARRILADHDEAVLRLCEPKVSGNLRVGLAEYFIPDLLPTLLSKFRKYYPAVHLEVKTGFGINLIPLYERGELDLVVAGAGPKSSPNRIIAQEPLVWVSGRDIELPERDPVPLALLPAPCGFRKVAIDMLEQSGRDWEVLFTGTSVHSIQAAVQAGMGFSVLPLGALGSEVRQAPLSYGFPTLPVHTLSLFTDDEQKVPAKELFIEYLEYEIRKKQHKYSNY; this is encoded by the coding sequence ATGACATCAATACTACTTGAAATAGATATGCTTCGTTGTTTTGTAGCTGTTGCGCAGACTGAAAGTTTTACCAAAGCTGGTGAAACAATTGGTTTAACTCAATCAGGCGTAAGCGTTAAAATAAAAAGGCTTGAGGATAAATTGGGGAGTTCTGTGTTTTACAGAACTCGCAAAAATCTTTCTCTCACATTAGAGGGCGAGGTGTTGATGAAGTATGCCCGGAGGATATTGGCAGACCATGATGAAGCGGTTTTACGTCTGTGCGAGCCAAAGGTTTCTGGTAACTTAAGGGTTGGCTTGGCAGAATATTTTATTCCTGATTTGCTCCCGACATTGCTCAGCAAGTTTAGAAAATATTATCCGGCAGTTCATCTTGAAGTTAAAACTGGATTCGGAATTAACCTTATTCCACTTTACGAGCGTGGAGAATTAGATCTGGTTGTGGCCGGAGCGGGACCTAAATCAAGTCCAAACCGTATTATAGCGCAAGAACCGTTGGTATGGGTAAGCGGGCGGGATATTGAATTACCGGAAAGAGATCCTGTGCCTCTTGCTTTGCTGCCTGCCCCGTGTGGTTTTCGTAAGGTGGCGATTGACATGTTGGAACAATCAGGCCGCGACTGGGAAGTGTTGTTTACCGGAACGTCAGTTCACAGCATTCAAGCTGCGGTTCAAGCTGGAATGGGATTTTCTGTACTTCCTTTGGGGGCTTTGGGTAGTGAAGTTCGTCAGGCTCCGCTTAGTTACGGGTTTCCAACCTTGCCTGTACATACTCTTTCACTTTTTACTGATGATGAGCAGAAAGTCCCTGCAAAAGAGTTATTTATTGAGTATTTAGAGTATGAAATAAGAAAAAAGCAACATAAATACAGCAATTATTAG